A genomic segment from Centroberyx gerrardi isolate f3 chromosome 22, fCenGer3.hap1.cur.20231027, whole genome shotgun sequence encodes:
- the LOC139929510 gene encoding uracil nucleotide/cysteinyl leukotriene receptor produces MNITEEERQGFYGGDSHQENIVFATFYILVFVIAVPGNALALWAFCRQGSTTSPSQVFLRHLAIADISYILILPMRIVYHLSYSYWPFGHILCQLVGFLFYLNMYCSLYLMSFISLDRLLAVVLFVKSRSVRKIKYARVAVGLLWVTVIVSMSPVLMSKKHVTNNSTGMCNQLYLETTSPTALVSTLVAFVIPLITIIVSYILILLKLRTVKQKEERPVKDKAIRMIILVMMNFLFAFVPYHVSRVIYIERYSHSHMIALARANRITSALTCVSGVLDPIMYFFLTSAYRNILLQLFRRNREDNQQSVSCMQIT; encoded by the coding sequence ATGAACatcactgaggaggagagacagggctTCTATGGCGGAGACTCCCACCAAGAGAACATCGTctttgctacattttacatCCTGGTGTTCGTCATCGCTGTGCCTGGAAATGCCTTAGCTCTGTGGGCCTTCTGTCGCCAGGGAAGCACTACCTCCCCTTCACAGGTCTTCCTGAGGCACCTAGCCATAGCAGACATCTCTTACATCCTCATTCTACCCATGCGAATAGTTTACCACCTGTCTTACAGTTACTGGCCCTTTGGACACATCCTCTGTCAGCTTGTAGGCTTCCTATTTTACCTGAACATGTACTGCAGCCTCTACCTAATGAGCTTCATCAGCCTGGACAGACTCCTGGCCGTGGTTCTGTTTGTCAAATCACGGTCAGTTAGGAAGATTAAATATGCGAGGGTGGCTGTGGGACTGCTATGGGTCACAGTTATTGTGTCTATGAGTCCTGTACTTATGTCCAAAAAGCATGTGACCAACAATTCGACTGGCATGTGTAACCAGCTGTATTTGGAAACGACATCACCCACAGCTTTGGTTTCCACTCTTGTGGCGTTTGTTATTCCCCTCATCACCATAATAGTGTCCTACATACTGATCCTGTTGAAACTGAGGACAGTCAAGCAAAAGGAGGAAAGGCCAGTGAAAGACAAGGCTATCCGAATGATCATTCTCGTAATGATGAACTTCCTGTTTGCCTTTGTGCCTTACCACGTGAGCCGTGTTATCTATATTGAAAGATACAGTCATAGCCACATGATTGCACTTGCAAGAGCCAATCGGATCACTTCTGCATTGACCTGTGTTAGTGGTGTACTGGATCCTATAATGTATTTCTTCCTGACAAGTGCATACAGAAACATACTGCTTCAGCTATTCCGTAGAAACAGGGAAGATAATCAGCAATCAGTGTCATGTATGCAAATAACCTAA